From the genome of Mugil cephalus isolate CIBA_MC_2020 chromosome 2, CIBA_Mcephalus_1.1, whole genome shotgun sequence, one region includes:
- the clockb gene encoding clock circadian regulator b isoform X6 — MTSSIGDDCSIFDGLMEEDEKDKAKRVSRNKSEKKRRDQFNVLIKELGTMLPGNTRKMDKSTILQKSIDFLCKHKEISAQSESSEIRQDWKPPFLSNEEFTQLMLEALDGFFIAIMTDGNILYVSESVTSLLEHLPADLVDQNLLNFLPVGEHTDVYKALSTHPTDTESLNSDYLKTKNHMEFCCHILRGAIDPKEPPVYEYVKFIGNFKSLNNVPNVTRNGLAGVLQRSLQPAFDDQVCFVATVRLAKPQFIKEMCTVEEPNEEFTSRHSLEWKFLFLDHRAPPIIGYLPFEVLGTSGYDYYHVDDLETLAKCHEQLMQYGKGKSCYYRFLTKGQQWIWLQTHYYITYHQWNSRPEFIVCTHTVVSYAEVRAEQRRELGIEEANPDVSADKSQDSGSESQLNTSSLKEALERFDHSRTPSTSSRSSRKSSSHVSDNTCTSTASKLHMDTATPPRQSLASTMEMSSQRRSSISSQSMSSQTTGQSVNPSMISQQQQQQQQQQQQQQQQQQQQQQQQQQQQQPTQQLQTNVQPVMEFTAQVNAMQHLKEQLEQRTRMIQANIQRQQDELRHIQDQLQRVQGQGIQMLLQQQGGTMNVQLPQVGSVQQTNTLTNQVQQATINPVHSGTQQLTIQQQAPPPQQSLQQQTNTLTQPQRQPQQPPQAQPQVQGSVSAPLYNTMMISQPGQPNVLQISTSLPQNNTQQGTTVATFTQDRQIRFPAGQQLVTKLVTAPMHACGAVMVPTSMFMAGQVVTAYNPFAGQQQGGQTQTLTLQPAQPTQGQADGQNQTTVVAQNSQQGQQQQQQFLQGPRLLHSNQSTQLILQAAFPLQQQGTFTQATHQQQPQQQQQQQQQQQQQQQQQQQQQQQQQQQQQQRQQQQSHHQRHQQQLKPQPQKQQKTQTSHRTDSVSSQPQ, encoded by the exons ATGACATCAAGTATAGG GGATGATTGTAGCATCTTTGATGGGTTGATGGAAGAAGATGAGAAGGACAAAGCAAAACG CGTGTCCCGTAACAAGTCGGAGAAGAAACGGAGAGACCAGTTCAATGTCCTCATCAAGGAACTCGGCACAATGTTGCCCGGCAACACCAGGAAGATGGACAAGTCCACCATCCTGCAGAAAAGCATTGACTTCTTGTGTAAACACAAAG AAATCTCTGCCCAGTCGGAGTCGAGTGAGATCAGGCAGGACTGGAAGCCTCCATTTCTTAGCAATGAGGAATTCACCCAGCTCATGCTGGAG GCTCTTGATGGATTCTTTATAGCAATAATGACTGATGGAAACATCCTCTACGTCTCTGAGAGCGTCACCTCATTACTAGAGCACCTGCCG gcgGACCTGGTGGACCAGAACCTGTTGAACTTCCTGCCAGTTGGGGAACACACAGATGTGTACAAGGCTCTGTCCACACAccccacagacacagagagccTTAACTCTGACTACTTGAAGA CTAAGAATCACATGGAGTTCTGCTGTCACATACTGCGAGGGGCCATCGACCCCAAAGAACCCCCCGTTTATGAATACGTTAAATTCATTGGCAACTTCAAGTCCCTCAATAACG TTCCCAACGTGACGAGGAATGGTCTGGCAGGGGTGTTACAGCGATCGCTACAACCTGCCTTCGATGACCAAGTGTGCTTCGTAGCCACTGTGCGACTGGCCAAACCTCAGTTTATCAAG GAAATGTGTACAGTGGAGGAGCCCAATGAAGAATTCACCTCAAGGCACAGTCTAGAATGGAAATTCCTTTTCTTAGACCATAG agCACCGCCAATCATAGGCTACCTGCCTTTCGAGGTTCTGGGAACATCGGGGTACGACTACTACCACGTAGACGACCTGGAGACGCTAGCCAAATGTCATGAACAAC TGATGCAGTACGGTAAAGGGAAGTCATGCTACTACCGCTTCCTGACTAAAGGTCAACAGTGGATCTGGCTGCAGACCCACTACTACATCACCTATCATCAGTGGAACTCTCGACCTGAGTTTattgtctgcacacacacagtagtcAG ctatGCAGAGGTGAGGGCAGAACAGCGTCGAGAGCTGGGCATCGAGGAGGCCAATCCAGATGTCAGCGCAGATAAG AGCCAAGATTCTGGTTCAGAGTCGCAGCTCAATACGTCCAGCCTGAAGGAGGCTCTGGAGCGATTCGACCACAGCCGAAcgccctccacctcctcacggAGTTCCCGCAAGTCCTCCTCACATGTCTCTGACAACACTTGCACTT caacaGCATCCAAGCTACACATGGACACGGCCACGCCTCCCCGGCAGTCGCTGGCCTCCACCATGGAGATGTCCTCACAGCGTCGCTCATCCATCAGCAGCCAG TCCATGAGCTCCCAAACAACAGGACAGAGTGTAAATCCAAGCATGATCagtcaacagcagcaacagcaacagcagcaacaacaacaacaacaacaacaacaacagcagcagcagcaacagcagcagcaacaacaacaaccaacacagCAACTCCAGACAAATGTACAG CCCGTGATGGAGTTCACAGCGCAGGTTAATGCCATGCAGCACCTAAAGGAGCAGCTAGAACAGAGGACCAGGATGATCCAGGCCAACATCCAACGGCAGCAGGATGAGCTCAGACACATCCAAGACCAGCTCCAGAGGGTCCAGGGACAGGGCATACAG AtgttgctgcagcagcagggtgGAACGATGAACGTGCAGCTCCCTCAAGTGGGGTCAGTTCAGCAAACGAATACTTTGACCAATCAGGTCCAGCAGGCGACGATTAACCCCGTCCATTCAGGAACTCAGCAGCTCACCATCCAGCAgcaggctccgccccctcagCAGAGCCTACAGCAGCAGACCAATACCCTCACACAG CCTCAACGTCAGCCCCAGCAACCTCCCCAGGCTCAGCCCCAGGTCCAGGGCTCTGTATCCGCTCCCTTATACAACACGATGATGATTTCCCAGCCAGGACAGCCCAACGTGCTGCAGATCAGCACCAGCCTGCCACAGAACAACACGCAACAGGGCACAACCGTGGCCACCTTCACGCAGGACCGACAGATTCG ATTTCCAGCAGGGCAGCAGCTGGTGACCAAGCTAGTGACGGCTCCCATGCACGCCTGCGGTGCAGTCATGGTGCCCACCTCCATGTTCATGGCGGGGCAGGTGGTCACCGCGTACAACCCCTTCGCCGGCcagcag CAGGGGGGGCAGACGCAGACCCTGACTCTACAACCGGCCCAACCAACCCAAGGTCAGGCTGACGGTCAAAACCAGACGACTGTAGTGGCACAGAACAGCCAGCAGgggcagcagcaacaacagcagttCCTACAG gGCCCTCGTCTTCTTCATAGTAACCAGTCTACCCAGCTGATTCTGCAGGCAGCTTTCCCACTCCAACAGCAGGGCACATTCACCCAGGCCACACATCAACAGCAACcccagcaacaacagcaacaacaacagcaacaacaacagcagcaacaacaacagcaacaacaacaacaacagcagcagcagcagcagcaacaaaggCAACAGCAACAATCTCACCACCAGaggcaccagcagcagctgaaaccACAGCCCCAGAAACAGCAGAAAACCCAGACGTCGCACAGGACTGACAGCGTCAGTAGCCAACCGCAGTGA
- the clockb gene encoding clock circadian regulator b isoform X7: MTSSIGDDCSIFDGLMEEDEKDKAKRVSRNKSEKKRRDQFNVLIKELGTMLPGNTRKMDKSTILQKSIDFLCKHKEISAQSESSEIRQDWKPPFLSNEEFTQLMLEALDGFFIAIMTDGNILYVSESVTSLLEHLPADLVDQNLLNFLPVGEHTDVYKALSTHPTDTESLNSDYLKTKNHMEFCCHILRGAIDPKEPPVYEYVKFIGNFKSLNNVPNVTRNGLAGVLQRSLQPAFDDQVCFVATVRLAKPQFIKEMCTVEEPNEEFTSRHSLEWKFLFLDHRAPPIIGYLPFEVLGTSGYDYYHVDDLETLAKCHEQLMQYGKGKSCYYRFLTKGQQWIWLQTHYYITYHQWNSRPEFIVCTHTVVSYAEVRAEQRRELGIEEANPDVSADKSQDSGSESQLNTSSLKEALERFDHSRTPSTSSRSSRKSSSHVSDNTCTSTASKLHMDTATPPRQSLASTMEMSSQRRSSISSQSMSSQTTGQSVNPSMISQQQQQQQQQQQQQQQQQQQQQQQQQQQQQPTQQLQTNVQPVMEFTAQVNAMQHLKEQLEQRTRMIQANIQRQQDELRHIQDQLQRVQGQGIQMLLQQQGGTMNVQLPQVGSVQQTNTLTNQVQQATINPVHSGTQQLTIQQQAPPPQQSLQQQTNTLTQPQRQPQQPPQAQPQVQGSVSAPLYNTMMISQPGQPNVLQISTSLPQNNTQQGTTVATFTQDRQIRFPAGQQLVTKLVTAPMHACGAVMVPTSMFMAGQVVTAYNPFAGQQGGQTQTLTLQPAQPTQGQADGQNQTTVVAQNSQQGQQQQQQFLQGPRLLHSNQSTQLILQAAFPLQQQGTFTQATHQQQPQQQQQQQQQQQQQQQQQQQQQQQQQQQQQQRQQQQSHHQRHQQQLKPQPQKQQKTQTSHRTDSVSSQPQ; this comes from the exons ATGACATCAAGTATAGG GGATGATTGTAGCATCTTTGATGGGTTGATGGAAGAAGATGAGAAGGACAAAGCAAAACG CGTGTCCCGTAACAAGTCGGAGAAGAAACGGAGAGACCAGTTCAATGTCCTCATCAAGGAACTCGGCACAATGTTGCCCGGCAACACCAGGAAGATGGACAAGTCCACCATCCTGCAGAAAAGCATTGACTTCTTGTGTAAACACAAAG AAATCTCTGCCCAGTCGGAGTCGAGTGAGATCAGGCAGGACTGGAAGCCTCCATTTCTTAGCAATGAGGAATTCACCCAGCTCATGCTGGAG GCTCTTGATGGATTCTTTATAGCAATAATGACTGATGGAAACATCCTCTACGTCTCTGAGAGCGTCACCTCATTACTAGAGCACCTGCCG gcgGACCTGGTGGACCAGAACCTGTTGAACTTCCTGCCAGTTGGGGAACACACAGATGTGTACAAGGCTCTGTCCACACAccccacagacacagagagccTTAACTCTGACTACTTGAAGA CTAAGAATCACATGGAGTTCTGCTGTCACATACTGCGAGGGGCCATCGACCCCAAAGAACCCCCCGTTTATGAATACGTTAAATTCATTGGCAACTTCAAGTCCCTCAATAACG TTCCCAACGTGACGAGGAATGGTCTGGCAGGGGTGTTACAGCGATCGCTACAACCTGCCTTCGATGACCAAGTGTGCTTCGTAGCCACTGTGCGACTGGCCAAACCTCAGTTTATCAAG GAAATGTGTACAGTGGAGGAGCCCAATGAAGAATTCACCTCAAGGCACAGTCTAGAATGGAAATTCCTTTTCTTAGACCATAG agCACCGCCAATCATAGGCTACCTGCCTTTCGAGGTTCTGGGAACATCGGGGTACGACTACTACCACGTAGACGACCTGGAGACGCTAGCCAAATGTCATGAACAAC TGATGCAGTACGGTAAAGGGAAGTCATGCTACTACCGCTTCCTGACTAAAGGTCAACAGTGGATCTGGCTGCAGACCCACTACTACATCACCTATCATCAGTGGAACTCTCGACCTGAGTTTattgtctgcacacacacagtagtcAG ctatGCAGAGGTGAGGGCAGAACAGCGTCGAGAGCTGGGCATCGAGGAGGCCAATCCAGATGTCAGCGCAGATAAG AGCCAAGATTCTGGTTCAGAGTCGCAGCTCAATACGTCCAGCCTGAAGGAGGCTCTGGAGCGATTCGACCACAGCCGAAcgccctccacctcctcacggAGTTCCCGCAAGTCCTCCTCACATGTCTCTGACAACACTTGCACTT caacaGCATCCAAGCTACACATGGACACGGCCACGCCTCCCCGGCAGTCGCTGGCCTCCACCATGGAGATGTCCTCACAGCGTCGCTCATCCATCAGCAGCCAG TCCATGAGCTCCCAAACAACAGGACAGAGTGTAAATCCAAGCATGATCagtcaacagcagcaacagcaacagcagcaacaacaacaacaacaacaacaacaacagcagcagcagcaacagcagcagcaacaacaacaaccaacacagCAACTCCAGACAAATGTACAG CCCGTGATGGAGTTCACAGCGCAGGTTAATGCCATGCAGCACCTAAAGGAGCAGCTAGAACAGAGGACCAGGATGATCCAGGCCAACATCCAACGGCAGCAGGATGAGCTCAGACACATCCAAGACCAGCTCCAGAGGGTCCAGGGACAGGGCATACAG AtgttgctgcagcagcagggtgGAACGATGAACGTGCAGCTCCCTCAAGTGGGGTCAGTTCAGCAAACGAATACTTTGACCAATCAGGTCCAGCAGGCGACGATTAACCCCGTCCATTCAGGAACTCAGCAGCTCACCATCCAGCAgcaggctccgccccctcagCAGAGCCTACAGCAGCAGACCAATACCCTCACACAG CCTCAACGTCAGCCCCAGCAACCTCCCCAGGCTCAGCCCCAGGTCCAGGGCTCTGTATCCGCTCCCTTATACAACACGATGATGATTTCCCAGCCAGGACAGCCCAACGTGCTGCAGATCAGCACCAGCCTGCCACAGAACAACACGCAACAGGGCACAACCGTGGCCACCTTCACGCAGGACCGACAGATTCG ATTTCCAGCAGGGCAGCAGCTGGTGACCAAGCTAGTGACGGCTCCCATGCACGCCTGCGGTGCAGTCATGGTGCCCACCTCCATGTTCATGGCGGGGCAGGTGGTCACCGCGTACAACCCCTTCGCCGGCcagcag GGGGGGCAGACGCAGACCCTGACTCTACAACCGGCCCAACCAACCCAAGGTCAGGCTGACGGTCAAAACCAGACGACTGTAGTGGCACAGAACAGCCAGCAGgggcagcagcaacaacagcagttCCTACAG gGCCCTCGTCTTCTTCATAGTAACCAGTCTACCCAGCTGATTCTGCAGGCAGCTTTCCCACTCCAACAGCAGGGCACATTCACCCAGGCCACACATCAACAGCAACcccagcaacaacagcaacaacaacagcaacaacaacagcagcaacaacaacagcaacaacaacaacaacagcagcagcagcagcagcaacaaaggCAACAGCAACAATCTCACCACCAGaggcaccagcagcagctgaaaccACAGCCCCAGAAACAGCAGAAAACCCAGACGTCGCACAGGACTGACAGCGTCAGTAGCCAACCGCAGTGA
- the clockb gene encoding clock circadian regulator b isoform X1 produces the protein MTSSIGDDCSIFDGLMEEDEKDKAKRVSRNKSEKKRRDQFNVLIKELGTMLPGNTRKMDKSTILQKSIDFLCKHKEISAQSESSEIRQDWKPPFLSNEEFTQLMLEALDGFFIAIMTDGNILYVSESVTSLLEHLPADLVDQNLLNFLPVGEHTDVYKALSTHPTDTESLNSDYLKTKNHMEFCCHILRGAIDPKEPPVYEYVKFIGNFKSLNNVPNVTRNGLAGVLQRSLQPAFDDQVCFVATVRLAKPQFIKEMCTVEEPNEEFTSRHSLEWKFLFLDHRAPPIIGYLPFEVLGTSGYDYYHVDDLETLAKCHEQLMQYGKGKSCYYRFLTKGQQWIWLQTHYYITYHQWNSRPEFIVCTHTVVSYAEVRAEQRRELGIEEANPDVSADKSQDSGSESQLNTSSLKEALERFDHSRTPSTSSRSSRKSSSHVSDNTCTSTASKLHMDTATPPRQSLASTMEMSSQRRSSISSQSMSSQTTGQSVNPSMISQQQQQQQQQQQQQQQQQQQQQQQQQQQQQPTQQLQTNVQPVMEFTAQVNAMQHLKEQLEQRTRMIQANIQRQQDELRHIQDQLQRVQGQGIQVDTNMQMLLQQQGGTMNVQLPQVGSVQQTNTLTNQVQQATINPVHSGTQQLTIQQQAPPPQQSLQQQTNTLTQPQRQPQQPPQAQPQVQGSVSAPLYNTMMISQPGQPNVLQISTSLPQNNTQQGTTVATFTQDRQIRFPAGQQLVTKLVTAPMHACGAVMVPTSMFMAGQVVTAYNPFAGQQQGGQTQTLTLQPAQPTQGQADGQNQTTVVAQNSQQGQQQQQQFLQVQGPRLLHSNQSTQLILQAAFPLQQQGTFTQATHQQQPQQQQQQQQQQQQQQQQQQQQQQQQQQQQQQRQQQQSHHQRHQQQLKPQPQKQQKTQTSHRTDSVSSQPQ, from the exons ATGACATCAAGTATAGG GGATGATTGTAGCATCTTTGATGGGTTGATGGAAGAAGATGAGAAGGACAAAGCAAAACG CGTGTCCCGTAACAAGTCGGAGAAGAAACGGAGAGACCAGTTCAATGTCCTCATCAAGGAACTCGGCACAATGTTGCCCGGCAACACCAGGAAGATGGACAAGTCCACCATCCTGCAGAAAAGCATTGACTTCTTGTGTAAACACAAAG AAATCTCTGCCCAGTCGGAGTCGAGTGAGATCAGGCAGGACTGGAAGCCTCCATTTCTTAGCAATGAGGAATTCACCCAGCTCATGCTGGAG GCTCTTGATGGATTCTTTATAGCAATAATGACTGATGGAAACATCCTCTACGTCTCTGAGAGCGTCACCTCATTACTAGAGCACCTGCCG gcgGACCTGGTGGACCAGAACCTGTTGAACTTCCTGCCAGTTGGGGAACACACAGATGTGTACAAGGCTCTGTCCACACAccccacagacacagagagccTTAACTCTGACTACTTGAAGA CTAAGAATCACATGGAGTTCTGCTGTCACATACTGCGAGGGGCCATCGACCCCAAAGAACCCCCCGTTTATGAATACGTTAAATTCATTGGCAACTTCAAGTCCCTCAATAACG TTCCCAACGTGACGAGGAATGGTCTGGCAGGGGTGTTACAGCGATCGCTACAACCTGCCTTCGATGACCAAGTGTGCTTCGTAGCCACTGTGCGACTGGCCAAACCTCAGTTTATCAAG GAAATGTGTACAGTGGAGGAGCCCAATGAAGAATTCACCTCAAGGCACAGTCTAGAATGGAAATTCCTTTTCTTAGACCATAG agCACCGCCAATCATAGGCTACCTGCCTTTCGAGGTTCTGGGAACATCGGGGTACGACTACTACCACGTAGACGACCTGGAGACGCTAGCCAAATGTCATGAACAAC TGATGCAGTACGGTAAAGGGAAGTCATGCTACTACCGCTTCCTGACTAAAGGTCAACAGTGGATCTGGCTGCAGACCCACTACTACATCACCTATCATCAGTGGAACTCTCGACCTGAGTTTattgtctgcacacacacagtagtcAG ctatGCAGAGGTGAGGGCAGAACAGCGTCGAGAGCTGGGCATCGAGGAGGCCAATCCAGATGTCAGCGCAGATAAG AGCCAAGATTCTGGTTCAGAGTCGCAGCTCAATACGTCCAGCCTGAAGGAGGCTCTGGAGCGATTCGACCACAGCCGAAcgccctccacctcctcacggAGTTCCCGCAAGTCCTCCTCACATGTCTCTGACAACACTTGCACTT caacaGCATCCAAGCTACACATGGACACGGCCACGCCTCCCCGGCAGTCGCTGGCCTCCACCATGGAGATGTCCTCACAGCGTCGCTCATCCATCAGCAGCCAG TCCATGAGCTCCCAAACAACAGGACAGAGTGTAAATCCAAGCATGATCagtcaacagcagcaacagcaacagcagcaacaacaacaacaacaacaacaacaacagcagcagcagcaacagcagcagcaacaacaacaaccaacacagCAACTCCAGACAAATGTACAG CCCGTGATGGAGTTCACAGCGCAGGTTAATGCCATGCAGCACCTAAAGGAGCAGCTAGAACAGAGGACCAGGATGATCCAGGCCAACATCCAACGGCAGCAGGATGAGCTCAGACACATCCAAGACCAGCTCCAGAGGGTCCAGGGACAGGGCATACAGGTAGACACAAACATGCAG AtgttgctgcagcagcagggtgGAACGATGAACGTGCAGCTCCCTCAAGTGGGGTCAGTTCAGCAAACGAATACTTTGACCAATCAGGTCCAGCAGGCGACGATTAACCCCGTCCATTCAGGAACTCAGCAGCTCACCATCCAGCAgcaggctccgccccctcagCAGAGCCTACAGCAGCAGACCAATACCCTCACACAG CCTCAACGTCAGCCCCAGCAACCTCCCCAGGCTCAGCCCCAGGTCCAGGGCTCTGTATCCGCTCCCTTATACAACACGATGATGATTTCCCAGCCAGGACAGCCCAACGTGCTGCAGATCAGCACCAGCCTGCCACAGAACAACACGCAACAGGGCACAACCGTGGCCACCTTCACGCAGGACCGACAGATTCG ATTTCCAGCAGGGCAGCAGCTGGTGACCAAGCTAGTGACGGCTCCCATGCACGCCTGCGGTGCAGTCATGGTGCCCACCTCCATGTTCATGGCGGGGCAGGTGGTCACCGCGTACAACCCCTTCGCCGGCcagcag CAGGGGGGGCAGACGCAGACCCTGACTCTACAACCGGCCCAACCAACCCAAGGTCAGGCTGACGGTCAAAACCAGACGACTGTAGTGGCACAGAACAGCCAGCAGgggcagcagcaacaacagcagttCCTACAGGTACAG gGCCCTCGTCTTCTTCATAGTAACCAGTCTACCCAGCTGATTCTGCAGGCAGCTTTCCCACTCCAACAGCAGGGCACATTCACCCAGGCCACACATCAACAGCAACcccagcaacaacagcaacaacaacagcaacaacaacagcagcaacaacaacagcaacaacaacaacaacagcagcagcagcagcagcaacaaaggCAACAGCAACAATCTCACCACCAGaggcaccagcagcagctgaaaccACAGCCCCAGAAACAGCAGAAAACCCAGACGTCGCACAGGACTGACAGCGTCAGTAGCCAACCGCAGTGA
- the clockb gene encoding clock circadian regulator b isoform X2: MTSSIGDDCSIFDGLMEEDEKDKAKRVSRNKSEKKRRDQFNVLIKELGTMLPGNTRKMDKSTILQKSIDFLCKHKEISAQSESSEIRQDWKPPFLSNEEFTQLMLEALDGFFIAIMTDGNILYVSESVTSLLEHLPADLVDQNLLNFLPVGEHTDVYKALSTHPTDTESLNSDYLKTKNHMEFCCHILRGAIDPKEPPVYEYVKFIGNFKSLNNVPNVTRNGLAGVLQRSLQPAFDDQVCFVATVRLAKPQFIKEMCTVEEPNEEFTSRHSLEWKFLFLDHRAPPIIGYLPFEVLGTSGYDYYHVDDLETLAKCHEQLMQYGKGKSCYYRFLTKGQQWIWLQTHYYITYHQWNSRPEFIVCTHTVVSYAEVRAEQRRELGIEEANPDVSADKSQDSGSESQLNTSSLKEALERFDHSRTPSTSSRSSRKSSSHVSDNTCTSTASKLHMDTATPPRQSLASTMEMSSQRRSSISSQSMSSQTTGQSVNPSMISQQQQQQQQQQQQQQQQQQQQQQQQQQQQQPTQQLQTNVQPVMEFTAQVNAMQHLKEQLEQRTRMIQANIQRQQDELRHIQDQLQRVQGQGIQVDTNMQMLLQQQGGTMNVQLPQVGSVQQTNTLTNQVQQATINPVHSGTQQLTIQQQAPPPQQSLQQQTNTLTQPQRQPQQPPQAQPQVQGSVSAPLYNTMMISQPGQPNVLQISTSLPQNNTQQGTTVATFTQDRQIRFPAGQQLVTKLVTAPMHACGAVMVPTSMFMAGQVVTAYNPFAGQQGGQTQTLTLQPAQPTQGQADGQNQTTVVAQNSQQGQQQQQQFLQVQGPRLLHSNQSTQLILQAAFPLQQQGTFTQATHQQQPQQQQQQQQQQQQQQQQQQQQQQQQQQQQQQRQQQQSHHQRHQQQLKPQPQKQQKTQTSHRTDSVSSQPQ; the protein is encoded by the exons ATGACATCAAGTATAGG GGATGATTGTAGCATCTTTGATGGGTTGATGGAAGAAGATGAGAAGGACAAAGCAAAACG CGTGTCCCGTAACAAGTCGGAGAAGAAACGGAGAGACCAGTTCAATGTCCTCATCAAGGAACTCGGCACAATGTTGCCCGGCAACACCAGGAAGATGGACAAGTCCACCATCCTGCAGAAAAGCATTGACTTCTTGTGTAAACACAAAG AAATCTCTGCCCAGTCGGAGTCGAGTGAGATCAGGCAGGACTGGAAGCCTCCATTTCTTAGCAATGAGGAATTCACCCAGCTCATGCTGGAG GCTCTTGATGGATTCTTTATAGCAATAATGACTGATGGAAACATCCTCTACGTCTCTGAGAGCGTCACCTCATTACTAGAGCACCTGCCG gcgGACCTGGTGGACCAGAACCTGTTGAACTTCCTGCCAGTTGGGGAACACACAGATGTGTACAAGGCTCTGTCCACACAccccacagacacagagagccTTAACTCTGACTACTTGAAGA CTAAGAATCACATGGAGTTCTGCTGTCACATACTGCGAGGGGCCATCGACCCCAAAGAACCCCCCGTTTATGAATACGTTAAATTCATTGGCAACTTCAAGTCCCTCAATAACG TTCCCAACGTGACGAGGAATGGTCTGGCAGGGGTGTTACAGCGATCGCTACAACCTGCCTTCGATGACCAAGTGTGCTTCGTAGCCACTGTGCGACTGGCCAAACCTCAGTTTATCAAG GAAATGTGTACAGTGGAGGAGCCCAATGAAGAATTCACCTCAAGGCACAGTCTAGAATGGAAATTCCTTTTCTTAGACCATAG agCACCGCCAATCATAGGCTACCTGCCTTTCGAGGTTCTGGGAACATCGGGGTACGACTACTACCACGTAGACGACCTGGAGACGCTAGCCAAATGTCATGAACAAC TGATGCAGTACGGTAAAGGGAAGTCATGCTACTACCGCTTCCTGACTAAAGGTCAACAGTGGATCTGGCTGCAGACCCACTACTACATCACCTATCATCAGTGGAACTCTCGACCTGAGTTTattgtctgcacacacacagtagtcAG ctatGCAGAGGTGAGGGCAGAACAGCGTCGAGAGCTGGGCATCGAGGAGGCCAATCCAGATGTCAGCGCAGATAAG AGCCAAGATTCTGGTTCAGAGTCGCAGCTCAATACGTCCAGCCTGAAGGAGGCTCTGGAGCGATTCGACCACAGCCGAAcgccctccacctcctcacggAGTTCCCGCAAGTCCTCCTCACATGTCTCTGACAACACTTGCACTT caacaGCATCCAAGCTACACATGGACACGGCCACGCCTCCCCGGCAGTCGCTGGCCTCCACCATGGAGATGTCCTCACAGCGTCGCTCATCCATCAGCAGCCAG TCCATGAGCTCCCAAACAACAGGACAGAGTGTAAATCCAAGCATGATCagtcaacagcagcaacagcaacagcagcaacaacaacaacaacaacaacaacaacagcagcagcagcaacagcagcagcaacaacaacaaccaacacagCAACTCCAGACAAATGTACAG CCCGTGATGGAGTTCACAGCGCAGGTTAATGCCATGCAGCACCTAAAGGAGCAGCTAGAACAGAGGACCAGGATGATCCAGGCCAACATCCAACGGCAGCAGGATGAGCTCAGACACATCCAAGACCAGCTCCAGAGGGTCCAGGGACAGGGCATACAGGTAGACACAAACATGCAG AtgttgctgcagcagcagggtgGAACGATGAACGTGCAGCTCCCTCAAGTGGGGTCAGTTCAGCAAACGAATACTTTGACCAATCAGGTCCAGCAGGCGACGATTAACCCCGTCCATTCAGGAACTCAGCAGCTCACCATCCAGCAgcaggctccgccccctcagCAGAGCCTACAGCAGCAGACCAATACCCTCACACAG CCTCAACGTCAGCCCCAGCAACCTCCCCAGGCTCAGCCCCAGGTCCAGGGCTCTGTATCCGCTCCCTTATACAACACGATGATGATTTCCCAGCCAGGACAGCCCAACGTGCTGCAGATCAGCACCAGCCTGCCACAGAACAACACGCAACAGGGCACAACCGTGGCCACCTTCACGCAGGACCGACAGATTCG ATTTCCAGCAGGGCAGCAGCTGGTGACCAAGCTAGTGACGGCTCCCATGCACGCCTGCGGTGCAGTCATGGTGCCCACCTCCATGTTCATGGCGGGGCAGGTGGTCACCGCGTACAACCCCTTCGCCGGCcagcag GGGGGGCAGACGCAGACCCTGACTCTACAACCGGCCCAACCAACCCAAGGTCAGGCTGACGGTCAAAACCAGACGACTGTAGTGGCACAGAACAGCCAGCAGgggcagcagcaacaacagcagttCCTACAGGTACAG gGCCCTCGTCTTCTTCATAGTAACCAGTCTACCCAGCTGATTCTGCAGGCAGCTTTCCCACTCCAACAGCAGGGCACATTCACCCAGGCCACACATCAACAGCAACcccagcaacaacagcaacaacaacagcaacaacaacagcagcaacaacaacagcaacaacaacaacaacagcagcagcagcagcagcaacaaaggCAACAGCAACAATCTCACCACCAGaggcaccagcagcagctgaaaccACAGCCCCAGAAACAGCAGAAAACCCAGACGTCGCACAGGACTGACAGCGTCAGTAGCCAACCGCAGTGA